Proteins from one Monodelphis domestica isolate mMonDom1 chromosome 6, mMonDom1.pri, whole genome shotgun sequence genomic window:
- the DPF2 gene encoding zinc finger protein ubi-d4 isoform X1, which yields MAAVVENVVKLLGEQYYRDAMEQCHNYNARLCAERSVRLPFLDSQTGVAQSNCYIWMEKRHRGPGLASGQLYSYPARRWRKKRRAHPPEDPRLTFPSIKPDTDQTLKKEGLISQDGSSLEALLRTDPLEKRGAPNPQADDESLGEFPVTNSRARKRILEPEDFLDDLDDEDYEEDTPKRRGKGKAKGKGVSSARKKLDASILEDRDKPYACDNSFKQKHTSKAPQRVCGKRYKNRPGLSYHYAHSHLAEEEGEDKEDSQPPTPVSQRSEEQKSKKGPDGLALPNNYCDFCLGDSKINKKTGQPEELVSCSDCGRSGHPSCLQFTPVMMAAVKTYRWQCIECKCCNICGTSENDDQLLFCDDCDRGYHMYCLTPSMSEPPEGSWSCHLCLDLLKEKASIYQNQHSS from the exons atggCGGCCGTGGTGGAGAATGTAGTGAAGCT CCTAGGGGAGCAGTACTACAGGGACGCCATGGAGCAGTGCCACAATTACAATGCTCGCCTGTGCGCTGAACGAAGTGTGCGCCTGCCCTTCCTGGACTCCCAGACTGGAGTGGCCCAGAGCAACTGTTACATCTGGATGGAAAAGCGGCACCGGGGGCCAG GGTTGGCCTCAGGGCAGTTGTACTCCTATCCTGCCCGGCGTTGGCGGAAAAAACGCCGAGCCCACCCTCCTGAAGATCCCCGCCTGACCTTCCCATCCATCAAGCCAG ACACAGATCAGACCCTGAAGAAGGAAGGACTGATCTCTCAGGATGGAAGCAGCTTGGAGGCCCTACTGCGCACTGACCCCCTTGAGAAGCGAGGGGCCCCCAATCCCCAAGCAGATGATGAGAGCTTGGGAGAATTCCCTGTTACCAACAGCCGAGCAAGGAAG CGGATCCTGGAGCCAGAAGACTTCCTGGATGACCTAGATGATGAGGACTATGAGGAAGATACCCCCAAGCGCCGGGGCAAAGGCAAAGCCAAG GGCAAAGGGGTGAGCAGCGCCCGGAAGAAGCTGGACGCTTCTATCCTGGAGGACCGAGACAAACCCTATGCGTGTGACA aTAGTTTCAAACAAAAGCATACCTCGAAAGCGCCCCAGAGAG TCTGTGGGAAGCGTTACAAGAACCGACCAGGCCTCAGTTACCACTACGCTCACTCTCACCTGGCTGAGGAGGAGGGTGAAGACAAGGAGGACTCTCAGCCTCCCACCCCCGTGTCCCAGAGGTCTGAGGAGCAGAAAT CCAAGAAAGGACCGGACGGACTGGCCCTGCCCAACAACTACTGTGACTTCTGCTTGGGAGACTCCAAGATCAACAAGAAGACGGGGCAGCCTGAGGAGCTGGTATCCTGCTCAGACTGTGGCCGCTCAG GGCACCCATCCTGCCTCCAGTTCACCCCTGTCATGATGGCTGCTGTGAAGACCTACCGCTGGCAGTGTATCGAGTGTAAATGCTGTAACATCTGTGGCACCTCAGAGAACGAC GACCAGCTGCTCTTCTGTGATGATTGTGACCGTGGCTATCATATGTACTGCCTCACCCCCTCGATGTCGGAGCCACCCGAAG GGAGCTGGAGTTGCCATTTGTGTCTGGACCTGCTGAAGGAGAAGGCTTCCATCTACCAGAACCAGCACTCTTCTTGA
- the DPF2 gene encoding zinc finger protein ubi-d4 isoform X2 — protein sequence MAAVVENVVKLLGEQYYRDAMEQCHNYNARLCAERSVRLPFLDSQTGVAQSNCYIWMEKRHRGPGLASGQLYSYPARRWRKKRRAHPPEDPRLTFPSIKPDTDQTLKKEGLISQDGSSLEALLRTDPLEKRGAPNPQADDESLGEFPVTNSRARKRILEPEDFLDDLDDEDYEEDTPKRRGKGKAKGKGVSSARKKLDASILEDRDKPYACDICGKRYKNRPGLSYHYAHSHLAEEEGEDKEDSQPPTPVSQRSEEQKSKKGPDGLALPNNYCDFCLGDSKINKKTGQPEELVSCSDCGRSGHPSCLQFTPVMMAAVKTYRWQCIECKCCNICGTSENDDQLLFCDDCDRGYHMYCLTPSMSEPPEGSWSCHLCLDLLKEKASIYQNQHSS from the exons atggCGGCCGTGGTGGAGAATGTAGTGAAGCT CCTAGGGGAGCAGTACTACAGGGACGCCATGGAGCAGTGCCACAATTACAATGCTCGCCTGTGCGCTGAACGAAGTGTGCGCCTGCCCTTCCTGGACTCCCAGACTGGAGTGGCCCAGAGCAACTGTTACATCTGGATGGAAAAGCGGCACCGGGGGCCAG GGTTGGCCTCAGGGCAGTTGTACTCCTATCCTGCCCGGCGTTGGCGGAAAAAACGCCGAGCCCACCCTCCTGAAGATCCCCGCCTGACCTTCCCATCCATCAAGCCAG ACACAGATCAGACCCTGAAGAAGGAAGGACTGATCTCTCAGGATGGAAGCAGCTTGGAGGCCCTACTGCGCACTGACCCCCTTGAGAAGCGAGGGGCCCCCAATCCCCAAGCAGATGATGAGAGCTTGGGAGAATTCCCTGTTACCAACAGCCGAGCAAGGAAG CGGATCCTGGAGCCAGAAGACTTCCTGGATGACCTAGATGATGAGGACTATGAGGAAGATACCCCCAAGCGCCGGGGCAAAGGCAAAGCCAAG GGCAAAGGGGTGAGCAGCGCCCGGAAGAAGCTGGACGCTTCTATCCTGGAGGACCGAGACAAACCCTATGCGTGTGACA TCTGTGGGAAGCGTTACAAGAACCGACCAGGCCTCAGTTACCACTACGCTCACTCTCACCTGGCTGAGGAGGAGGGTGAAGACAAGGAGGACTCTCAGCCTCCCACCCCCGTGTCCCAGAGGTCTGAGGAGCAGAAAT CCAAGAAAGGACCGGACGGACTGGCCCTGCCCAACAACTACTGTGACTTCTGCTTGGGAGACTCCAAGATCAACAAGAAGACGGGGCAGCCTGAGGAGCTGGTATCCTGCTCAGACTGTGGCCGCTCAG GGCACCCATCCTGCCTCCAGTTCACCCCTGTCATGATGGCTGCTGTGAAGACCTACCGCTGGCAGTGTATCGAGTGTAAATGCTGTAACATCTGTGGCACCTCAGAGAACGAC GACCAGCTGCTCTTCTGTGATGATTGTGACCGTGGCTATCATATGTACTGCCTCACCCCCTCGATGTCGGAGCCACCCGAAG GGAGCTGGAGTTGCCATTTGTGTCTGGACCTGCTGAAGGAGAAGGCTTCCATCTACCAGAACCAGCACTCTTCTTGA
- the DPF2 gene encoding zinc finger protein ubi-d4 isoform X3 translates to MEQCHNYNARLCAERSVRLPFLDSQTGVAQSNCYIWMEKRHRGPGLASGQLYSYPARRWRKKRRAHPPEDPRLTFPSIKPDTDQTLKKEGLISQDGSSLEALLRTDPLEKRGAPNPQADDESLGEFPVTNSRARKRILEPEDFLDDLDDEDYEEDTPKRRGKGKAKGKGVSSARKKLDASILEDRDKPYACDNSFKQKHTSKAPQRVCGKRYKNRPGLSYHYAHSHLAEEEGEDKEDSQPPTPVSQRSEEQKSKKGPDGLALPNNYCDFCLGDSKINKKTGQPEELVSCSDCGRSGHPSCLQFTPVMMAAVKTYRWQCIECKCCNICGTSENDDQLLFCDDCDRGYHMYCLTPSMSEPPEGSWSCHLCLDLLKEKASIYQNQHSS, encoded by the exons ATGGAGCAGTGCCACAATTACAATGCTCGCCTGTGCGCTGAACGAAGTGTGCGCCTGCCCTTCCTGGACTCCCAGACTGGAGTGGCCCAGAGCAACTGTTACATCTGGATGGAAAAGCGGCACCGGGGGCCAG GGTTGGCCTCAGGGCAGTTGTACTCCTATCCTGCCCGGCGTTGGCGGAAAAAACGCCGAGCCCACCCTCCTGAAGATCCCCGCCTGACCTTCCCATCCATCAAGCCAG ACACAGATCAGACCCTGAAGAAGGAAGGACTGATCTCTCAGGATGGAAGCAGCTTGGAGGCCCTACTGCGCACTGACCCCCTTGAGAAGCGAGGGGCCCCCAATCCCCAAGCAGATGATGAGAGCTTGGGAGAATTCCCTGTTACCAACAGCCGAGCAAGGAAG CGGATCCTGGAGCCAGAAGACTTCCTGGATGACCTAGATGATGAGGACTATGAGGAAGATACCCCCAAGCGCCGGGGCAAAGGCAAAGCCAAG GGCAAAGGGGTGAGCAGCGCCCGGAAGAAGCTGGACGCTTCTATCCTGGAGGACCGAGACAAACCCTATGCGTGTGACA aTAGTTTCAAACAAAAGCATACCTCGAAAGCGCCCCAGAGAG TCTGTGGGAAGCGTTACAAGAACCGACCAGGCCTCAGTTACCACTACGCTCACTCTCACCTGGCTGAGGAGGAGGGTGAAGACAAGGAGGACTCTCAGCCTCCCACCCCCGTGTCCCAGAGGTCTGAGGAGCAGAAAT CCAAGAAAGGACCGGACGGACTGGCCCTGCCCAACAACTACTGTGACTTCTGCTTGGGAGACTCCAAGATCAACAAGAAGACGGGGCAGCCTGAGGAGCTGGTATCCTGCTCAGACTGTGGCCGCTCAG GGCACCCATCCTGCCTCCAGTTCACCCCTGTCATGATGGCTGCTGTGAAGACCTACCGCTGGCAGTGTATCGAGTGTAAATGCTGTAACATCTGTGGCACCTCAGAGAACGAC GACCAGCTGCTCTTCTGTGATGATTGTGACCGTGGCTATCATATGTACTGCCTCACCCCCTCGATGTCGGAGCCACCCGAAG GGAGCTGGAGTTGCCATTTGTGTCTGGACCTGCTGAAGGAGAAGGCTTCCATCTACCAGAACCAGCACTCTTCTTGA
- the LOC130454937 gene encoding cdc42 effector protein 2-like, with the protein MSAKVPIYLKRGSRKGKKEKLRDLLSSDMISPPLGDFRHTIHIGSGGEGDMFGDISFLQGKFHLLPGTGGEGPDDDDDGAFNLPFQFARTATVYGREPLGFSDGHSPLLKNAISLPVIGGPQALTLPSAQAPPKPPRLHLEPPAPAAGESEDSAAWRTREPDSPRNGFVPERDGEEPFLSQASSLLSLHVDLGPSILDDVLQIMDQHQDPDRVETPT; encoded by the coding sequence ATGTCCGCCAAGGTGCCCATCTACCTGAAGCGGGGCAGCCgcaaggggaagaaggagaagctGCGGGACCTGCTGTCGTCGGACATGATCAGCCCGCCGCTGGGCGACTTCCGCCACACCATCCACATCGGCAGCGGCGGCGAGGGGGACATGTTCGGCGACATCTCCTTCCTCCAGGGCAAGTTCCACCTGCTCCCGGGCACGGGGGGCGAGGGGcccgacgacgacgacgacggcGCCTTCAACCTCCCCTTCCAGTTCGCCCGCACCGCCACGGTGTACGGGCGCGAGCCGCTGGGCTTCTCCGACGGGCACTCCCCCCTGCTCAAGAATGCCATCTCCCTCCCGGTCATCGGCGGCCCCCAGGCCCTCACCCTGCCCTCCGCGCAGGCCCCCCCCAAGCCCCCCCGCCTGCACCTGGAGCCCCCGGCCCCAGCCGCTGGGGAGAGCGAGGACTCGGCAGCCTGGAGGACTCGGGAGCCGGACTCTCCCCGGAACGGCTTCGTGCCTGAGCGGGACGGCGAGGAGCCCTTCCTGTCCCAAGCCAGCTCCCTCCTTTCCCTGCACGTGGACCTGGGACCCTCCATCCTGGACGACGTGCTGCAGATCATGGACCAGCACCAAGACCCAGACAGAGTCGAGACCCCCACATAA